A single region of the Methanosarcinales archaeon genome encodes:
- the cdhA gene encoding CO dehydrogenase/acetyl-CoA synthase complex subunit epsilon, whose amino-acid sequence MVLKKGRFIIEDLENVQINIGEVAYSGAELEAQGPTPKPKIADLRDWDKRLLNRYEPVYSPVCDMCCNCTYGKCDLTGNKEGACGIDMETHQARESLTKTLMGTAAHTAHGRHLLNNLIERFGADHPIEVGFSNLKAPVTQTIMGIAPETIGDFRPVLDYIEEEITQLLATTHTGQEGDANDFESKALHAGMLDLLGMEVADIIQISCLGMPKAIEDTPLVEIGMGSIDNTKPVLLCIGHNVAAVTYIMDYIEEHELSDKIEVAGLCCTAHDMVRYNTNAKIVGSMSKELKYIRSGIPDVIVVDEQCVRADILKEASKLHIPVITTNDKILYGLKDRSDDEIDDIIKELVSGDEPGALVFNYEKVGELVPKLVMEMAPIRKAKGITALPNDEEFKELVSSCTMCGNCVIGCPQGLPIDEAMKAAAAGDLSKFEHLHDICIGCGRCDYECPKGIPVLNVIEKASQRVIREEKGKVRVGRGQISDPEIREEGRNLVLGTTPGVIAMVGCPNYPNGSREVYEIAEEMLKRSYIIITSGCTAMDIGMFKDDEDKTLYERFAGRFIKGNLLNTGGCVSNAHIAATTIKVASIFAGRNITGNWEEIADYVLNRIGAVGLAWGAYSQKALSIGTGCNRLGIPVVVGPHGPKYRRAYVGKPYDSEKWNVMDGRDGKVINIEPAPEHLFISAETKAEVMPLLAKLCFRPSDNSLGRMIKLTHYIELNEKYLGTLPDDWHIYVRSEADLPLAKKEALLKNLEEKQGWKIDWNKKKILEGPTRVADVSFQPTNVPRLCKEASE is encoded by the coding sequence ATGGTATTAAAAAAAGGCAGATTCATAATAGAAGATCTGGAGAACGTCCAGATAAATATAGGTGAAGTGGCATATTCTGGTGCCGAATTGGAAGCTCAGGGTCCAACTCCCAAACCTAAAATAGCAGATCTGAGGGATTGGGATAAACGGCTGCTTAACAGGTATGAACCAGTCTATTCACCAGTATGTGACATGTGCTGTAATTGTACATACGGTAAATGTGACCTTACTGGTAATAAAGAAGGGGCATGTGGAATTGACATGGAAACCCATCAGGCCAGGGAGAGTTTGACTAAGACTCTTATGGGTACTGCAGCACATACTGCACATGGCAGGCATCTACTTAATAATCTGATCGAGCGTTTTGGTGCAGACCATCCTATAGAAGTGGGTTTTAGCAACCTGAAAGCTCCTGTTACGCAAACAATTATGGGAATAGCACCAGAGACAATTGGCGATTTTCGACCTGTGCTTGATTATATCGAAGAAGAGATCACTCAACTTTTAGCTACCACTCATACCGGCCAGGAAGGTGATGCAAATGATTTTGAATCCAAGGCTCTTCATGCCGGTATGCTTGACCTGCTGGGAATGGAAGTAGCTGATATTATCCAGATATCCTGTCTGGGTATGCCTAAAGCCATAGAGGATACTCCGCTCGTTGAGATCGGAATGGGTTCTATTGATAATACTAAACCGGTACTGCTCTGCATAGGCCATAATGTGGCTGCAGTGACATATATTATGGATTATATAGAAGAACATGAGCTCAGTGATAAGATCGAAGTGGCAGGATTGTGTTGCACAGCCCATGATATGGTCCGATATAATACTAATGCCAAGATCGTGGGTTCCATGTCCAAAGAATTAAAATACATACGTTCGGGCATTCCTGATGTTATTGTAGTGGACGAACAATGTGTCAGGGCAGATATTCTAAAGGAAGCAAGCAAGCTCCACATTCCTGTAATTACTACCAACGATAAGATCTTGTATGGTCTGAAGGACCGTTCTGATGACGAGATCGATGATATAATAAAAGAGCTTGTTTCAGGTGACGAACCCGGTGCACTGGTCTTTAATTACGAAAAGGTTGGAGAACTGGTACCCAAACTTGTCATGGAAATGGCCCCTATACGAAAAGCAAAAGGCATTACTGCTCTTCCGAATGACGAAGAATTCAAGGAACTTGTTTCATCATGCACTATGTGTGGAAATTGTGTTATCGGATGTCCACAGGGCCTGCCCATTGACGAAGCCATGAAAGCTGCAGCAGCAGGTGATCTCTCCAAATTTGAGCATCTCCATGATATTTGTATAGGTTGCGGACGATGTGATTATGAGTGCCCGAAAGGTATCCCGGTCTTAAACGTAATTGAGAAAGCTTCCCAACGAGTGATACGGGAAGAGAAGGGCAAGGTCCGGGTAGGCAGGGGCCAGATTAGCGACCCTGAGATCAGGGAAGAAGGTCGCAACCTTGTACTGGGAACAACCCCAGGTGTAATTGCCATGGTGGGATGCCCTAATTATCCCAACGGCAGCCGGGAGGTGTATGAGATCGCCGAGGAGATGCTGAAGCGAAGTTACATCATAATAACCTCAGGATGCACGGCCATGGATATTGGCATGTTCAAAGACGATGAAGATAAGACACTATATGAACGATTTGCGGGGCGTTTTATCAAAGGAAACCTGCTGAATACCGGAGGTTGTGTGTCCAATGCACATATTGCTGCCACTACCATCAAGGTGGCAAGTATTTTTGCGGGTCGAAATATCACAGGCAACTGGGAAGAGATCGCAGATTATGTATTGAACAGGATAGGTGCAGTAGGATTGGCCTGGGGAGCATATTCCCAGAAAGCCCTGTCAATAGGTACCGGATGCAACAGGCTGGGCATACCAGTAGTTGTAGGACCACATGGACCCAAATACAGACGTGCTTATGTTGGAAAACCCTATGATTCAGAGAAATGGAATGTGATGGATGGAAGGGATGGAAAAGTAATAAATATTGAACCTGCTCCCGAACATCTCTTTATATCGGCTGAGACTAAAGCCGAGGTAATGCCCCTTTTGGCTAAACTCTGTTTCAGGCCAAGTGATAACAGTCTTGGTCGGATGATAAAACTCACACATTACATCGAACTGAACGAGAAATACCTGGGAACCTTGCCTGATGACTGGCATATCTATGTGAGAAGTGAAGCAGACCTGCCTCTGGCCAAGAAGGAAGCACTTCTTAAGAACCTTGAAGAAAAACAAGGATGGAAGATCGACTGGAACAAGAAAAAGATCCTGGAAGGGCCGACCAGAGTTGCTGATGTATCATTCCAGCCTACAAATGTACCCAGACTTTGTAAGGAGGCGTCTGAATAA
- the cdhC gene encoding CO dehydrogenase/CO-methylating acetyl-CoA synthase complex subunit beta, translating into MTDEFPFEISPMFEGERVRKDDMYLELAGPKSKGFELVRASEMDEIEDGKFTLIGPDISDVKEGDRLPLGMIYRIAGELVETDLEAIVERRNHDFQNYIQGLMHLNQRYDVWLRINKDAIAKGLNSFEQIAKATMMLFKNEMSFIEKIEATYITDLDKVQEAQDEAMIVYAARDERTRNLHDEDVDVFYGCTLCQSFAPTSVCVITPDRIALCGAINWFDGRAAAKVDPEGPQFAIEKGECLDEIGGEYTGVNEKAVALSGGEYQRIKIHSFFEFPHTSCGCFEVVGFYIPELDGIGWVDRDYADMAPNGLPFSTMAGQTGGGKQVMGFLGVGINYFRSPKFIQSDGGWNRVVWMPKNLKDKIMNDIPEDIVDKVATEEDAKDLDTLKAFLLDKGHPIVEKWVTEEEPEMEAAPVPMPAMNIPAFDPAMMQNMPAMGGGGGIKVTLKNAKVTIDRIVLSSK; encoded by the coding sequence ATGACTGATGAATTCCCCTTTGAAATATCCCCTATGTTTGAGGGAGAAAGAGTACGTAAGGATGATATGTACCTGGAACTGGCAGGCCCGAAATCAAAAGGGTTCGAACTGGTCCGGGCTTCAGAAATGGACGAGATTGAAGATGGTAAGTTTACACTTATCGGCCCTGATATCTCAGATGTTAAAGAGGGGGACCGGCTCCCTTTAGGCATGATCTACCGTATTGCAGGTGAACTGGTGGAAACTGATCTGGAAGCCATCGTTGAAAGGCGAAACCACGATTTCCAGAACTATATCCAGGGCCTGATGCACCTGAACCAGCGATATGATGTATGGCTCCGTATTAACAAGGATGCAATTGCAAAAGGCCTCAATTCTTTTGAACAGATCGCCAAGGCCACTATGATGCTGTTCAAAAATGAGATGTCGTTTATTGAAAAGATCGAAGCCACTTACATTACTGATCTGGATAAAGTGCAGGAAGCACAGGATGAGGCAATGATTGTATATGCTGCCAGGGATGAGCGGACCCGTAATCTCCATGATGAGGATGTTGACGTATTCTATGGGTGTACTCTGTGCCAGAGTTTTGCACCCACCAGTGTATGTGTTATCACTCCCGACAGGATCGCACTGTGCGGGGCCATTAACTGGTTCGATGGAAGGGCTGCAGCCAAAGTGGATCCTGAAGGGCCCCAGTTCGCTATTGAAAAAGGCGAATGCCTTGACGAGATCGGTGGAGAATACACAGGTGTTAATGAGAAAGCAGTGGCATTATCAGGTGGCGAATACCAGAGGATTAAGATACACAGTTTCTTTGAGTTTCCACATACATCGTGCGGCTGTTTTGAGGTAGTAGGTTTCTATATACCAGAACTTGATGGTATCGGTTGGGTAGATAGGGATTACGCAGATATGGCACCCAACGGCCTGCCTTTTAGTACTATGGCAGGACAGACCGGTGGTGGAAAGCAGGTCATGGGTTTTTTGGGTGTAGGTATTAACTATTTCCGCTCCCCAAAATTCATTCAGTCAGATGGCGGTTGGAACCGTGTGGTTTGGATGCCCAAGAACCTGAAAGATAAAATTATGAATGATATCCCTGAAGATATTGTTGACAAGGTGGCTACTGAAGAAGATGCCAAGGATCTGGATACTTTGAAGGCATTTTTACTGGATAAAGGTCATCCTATTGTGGAAAAATGGGTTACTGAGGAAGAACCAGAGATGGAAGCTGCTCCAGTTCCAATGCCTGCTATGAACATACCAGCATTCGACCCGGCTATGATGCAGAATATGCCTGCAATGGGCGGTGGTGGCGGCATTAAGGTGACATTGAAGAACGCCAAAGTCACCATAGACAGGATAGTCCTGAGCAGTAAATAA
- a CDS encoding AAA family ATPase, with amino-acid sequence MKVVAITGKGGTGKTAFAAMLISKLVSKDMTILAIDADPDSNLPEVLGDEVTQTVGDQREFLMTQRDNLPPDTDKSRVLESKIYSVLLEQTGYDLLVMGRPEGKGCYCFANNLLRGIMDRIIKNYDLTIVDTAAGLEHLSRGIIQDVNELIVVTDGSKRGLHTAQRIRELVKELDLNIEKMHVVLNKVTPQNRERLQQYAADLGLDLAGVIPFDETIAQFDLEGRSLKELPSTSPAIVEIENIIIQLEL; translated from the coding sequence GTGAAAGTCGTAGCCATTACAGGTAAAGGAGGTACAGGCAAGACCGCATTTGCGGCCATGCTCATCAGTAAACTGGTGAGCAAGGATATGACTATTCTTGCCATCGACGCCGACCCAGATTCAAACCTGCCTGAAGTTCTTGGAGATGAGGTTACGCAGACTGTAGGTGACCAACGAGAGTTCCTTATGACACAGAGGGATAATCTACCACCTGATACTGATAAATCACGGGTACTGGAATCTAAAATATATTCAGTGCTTTTAGAGCAGACAGGGTATGACTTGCTTGTTATGGGAAGACCCGAAGGTAAGGGTTGCTACTGTTTTGCCAATAATCTTTTAAGAGGTATTATGGATCGTATCATCAAAAACTATGATCTGACCATAGTGGATACGGCTGCCGGACTGGAACACCTTAGCAGGGGTATAATACAGGATGTCAATGAATTAATTGTAGTGACTGATGGTTCAAAGCGGGGTCTGCATACTGCACAGCGGATCAGAGAGCTTGTGAAAGAACTTGATTTGAATATTGAGAAAATGCATGTAGTACTCAACAAGGTAACACCTCAGAACAGGGAACGTCTTCAGCAATATGCTGCGGATTTGGGACTGGATCTGGCAGGCGTAATACCTTTTGATGAGACCATTGCCCAGTTCGATCTTGAAGGGAGATCACTAAAGGAGCTCCCATCAACGTCCCCTGCAATAGTTGAAATCGAAAATATTATCATTCAATTAGAGCTGTAA
- a CDS encoding ribonuclease HII, producing MVLIAGVDEAGKGPVLGPMMVAGVVMQEDRLDELNKLGVKDSKVLSATRRNYLSSKIKELANSYYILEVSARQIDEFRKIMTMNQIMVLSHANVLDQIKPNKAYLDAADVNEERFGENVQKKCSISIEIVAKHKADTKFPIVSAASIIAKAQRDRAIRDMEKEIGIPLGSGYPSDPTTKRFLADWIKEHKSFPEIVRHSWKTTENLLNL from the coding sequence ATGGTACTTATAGCAGGTGTAGATGAAGCAGGAAAAGGACCTGTGCTGGGGCCCATGATGGTGGCCGGAGTAGTTATGCAAGAAGACCGGCTGGATGAATTGAACAAACTTGGAGTTAAAGACTCAAAGGTACTTTCGGCAACACGTAGAAATTACCTTAGTTCCAAAATAAAAGAGCTTGCTAATAGTTATTATATCCTGGAAGTAAGTGCCAGACAGATAGACGAGTTCAGGAAGATCATGACAATGAACCAGATAATGGTATTGAGTCATGCTAATGTACTGGATCAAATCAAACCCAACAAAGCATATCTGGATGCTGCAGATGTGAATGAAGAACGTTTTGGGGAAAATGTACAAAAGAAATGTAGTATATCTATAGAAATTGTAGCAAAACACAAAGCAGATACTAAATTTCCTATTGTTTCAGCCGCATCGATAATTGCAAAGGCCCAACGGGATAGAGCTATTAGAGATATGGAAAAAGAAATTGGAATACCGCTGGGAAGTGGATACCCTTCAGATCCTACCACAAAGAGGTTTTTGGCAGACTGGATAAAAGAACATAAAAGTTTTCCCGAAATTGTACGTCATTCATGGAAAACTACTGAAAACCTTCTGAACCTCTGA
- the cdhB gene encoding CO dehydrogenase/acetyl-CoA synthase complex subunit epsilon, with protein sequence MAAVDTTKNAIPFDRGNIPGPKMARPTKADVAGKLISKAKRPLLIVGTAAGEEGLIEIVKIMAEKGIPVAATGSSMGNLAKEGIEATYVNLHALVSYLKDPNWKGFYGNGGYDTAIFLGHTYYHASQLMSTLKNFTNINVISIDRYYHPNAKQSFGNLKKEDHVKALQEVIAQIS encoded by the coding sequence ATGGCTGCTGTGGATACAACCAAAAATGCAATTCCTTTTGACAGGGGTAATATACCAGGACCCAAGATGGCGAGACCTACCAAAGCAGATGTGGCCGGCAAACTGATCTCAAAAGCAAAACGACCTTTGTTGATCGTCGGGACAGCAGCTGGTGAGGAAGGACTTATAGAGATCGTAAAAATAATGGCTGAAAAAGGGATTCCAGTAGCTGCTACAGGAAGCAGCATGGGGAATCTGGCAAAGGAAGGTATTGAAGCCACATACGTTAATTTACACGCCCTGGTTTCATATCTTAAGGACCCGAATTGGAAAGGATTTTACGGAAATGGTGGCTATGATACAGCGATCTTTTTAGGTCATACTTACTATCATGCCAGCCAGTTGATGTCAACTTTGAAGAATTTCACAAACATCAATGTGATCTCCATTGACAGATATTACCATCCAAATGCCAAACAATCATTCGGCAATCTTAAAAAGGAAGATCATGTTAAGGCACTGCAGGAAGTAATTGCCCAAATTTCGTGA